In one Juglans regia cultivar Chandler chromosome 11, Walnut 2.0, whole genome shotgun sequence genomic region, the following are encoded:
- the LOC108992054 gene encoding cytochrome P450 84A1-like isoform X1, translated as MCRSAMDSLLQVGLGSLPLTVFLMIIIPLLFLLSLVFLVRRKLPYPPGPKGLPIVGNMGLMDQLTHRGLAKLAKQYGGIFHLRIGYLHMVAVSSPEVARQVLQVQDSIFSNRPATVAIKYLTYDRADMAFAHYGPFWRQMRKLCVMKLFSRKREESWDSVREEVDATVLAVASNTGKPVNIGEMVFELTKNIIYRAAFGTLSHEGQEEFIGILQEFSKLFGAFNIADFIPWLGWVDPQGLNARLAKARHSLDGFIDNIIDDHLEKKKNKKTVASVCEETDMVDDMLAFYSEEGKVGESDDSIKLSKDNIKAIIMDVMFGGTETVASAIEWAMAELMKSPEDLKKVQQELADVVGLDRRVEESHFEKLTYLKCSLKETLRLHPPIPLLLHETAEETEVSGYRIPAKSRVMINVWAIGRDQNSWEDPEDFKPSRFLREGMPDFKGSNFEFIPFGSGRRSCPGMQLGLYALDLAVAHLLHCFTWELPDGMKPSELDMNDLFGLTAPRASRLIAIPSKRVVCPLV; from the exons ATGTGCAGATCAGCCATGGATTCTCTCTTACAAGTTGGTTTGGGATCTTTGCCTTTGACTGTCTTCCTTATGATCATCATCCCCTTGCTGTTCTTGTTGAGTCTGGTTTTTCTTGTCCGCAGAAAGTTACCATATCCGCCGGGGCCTAAAGGGTTGCCGATCGTCGGCAACATGGGGTTGATGGACCAGTTAACGCACCGGGGCCTGGCCAAATTGGCGAAGCAATACGGTGGAATCTTTCACCTCCGGATAGGGTACTTACACATGGTGGCCGTGTCGAGCCCCGAGGTGGCGCGCCAGGTCCTTCAGGTTCAGGACAGCATCTTCTCCAATCGTCCTGCCACCGTAGCCATCAAGTACCTCACCTATGACCGTGCAGACATGGCCTTTGCTCACTACGGTCCCTTCTGGCGACAGATGCGGAAGCTCTGCGTCATGAAGCTCTTCAGCCGCAAAAGGGAGGAGTCGTGGGATTCCGTGCGAGAGGAGGTCGACGCGACTGTGCTTGCCGTGGCATCCAACACCGGCAAGCCGGTGAACATCGGGGAGATGGTATTTGAACTGACAAAGAATATAATCTATCGGGCAGCTTTCGGGACGCTGTCGCACGAAGGACAGGAGGAGTTCATTGGGATACTGCAGGAGTTCTCCAAGCTGTTTGGAGCTTTCAATATCGCGGATTTCATTCCTTGGCTGGGATGGGTTGATCCGCAGGGACTCAATGCCCGGCTGGCTAAGGCTCGTCACTCACTGGACGGGTTCATCGACAACATCATCGACGATcacttggagaagaagaagaacaagaaaacgGTTGCGTCGGTCTGTGAGGAAACTGATATGGTGGACGATATGCTAGCTTTTTACAGCGAGGAAGGAAAAGTTGGCGAGTCCGATGACTCCATCAAACTCTCCAAAGATAACATCAAAGCCATCATCAtg GACGTGATGTTTGGTGGGACGGAGACAGTGGCGTCAGCGATAGAGTGGGCCATGGCAGAGCTGATGAAAAGTCCAGAGGATCTCAAGAAGGTCCAACAAGAGCTCGCCGACGTTGTGGGTTTGGATCGCCGAGTTGAAGAGAGCCACTTCGAGAAGCTAACCTACCTTAAATGCTCTCTCAAGGAGACTCTACGCCTCCACCCACCGATTCCCCTACTCCTCCACGAGACCGCTGAGGAGACCGAGGTATCTGGCTACAGGATTCCAGCGAAGTCACGTGTGATGATCAATGTGTGGGCGATCGGCAGGGATCAGAATTCTTGGGAGGACCCTGAGGACTTCAAGCCCTCGAGATTCCTAAGAGAGGGCATGCCGGACTTTAAAGGCAgtaattttgagtttattccaTTCGGTTCAGGTCGGAGGTCCTGCCCTGGGATGCAGCTCGGGCTATACGCTTTGGACTTGGCCGTGGCTCACCTCCTCCATTGTTTCACGTGGGAGTTGCCGGACGGGATGAAGC
- the LOC108992054 gene encoding cytochrome P450 84A1-like isoform X2 codes for MGLMDQLTHRGLAKLAKQYGGIFHLRIGYLHMVAVSSPEVARQVLQVQDSIFSNRPATVAIKYLTYDRADMAFAHYGPFWRQMRKLCVMKLFSRKREESWDSVREEVDATVLAVASNTGKPVNIGEMVFELTKNIIYRAAFGTLSHEGQEEFIGILQEFSKLFGAFNIADFIPWLGWVDPQGLNARLAKARHSLDGFIDNIIDDHLEKKKNKKTVASVCEETDMVDDMLAFYSEEGKVGESDDSIKLSKDNIKAIIMDVMFGGTETVASAIEWAMAELMKSPEDLKKVQQELADVVGLDRRVEESHFEKLTYLKCSLKETLRLHPPIPLLLHETAEETEVSGYRIPAKSRVMINVWAIGRDQNSWEDPEDFKPSRFLREGMPDFKGSNFEFIPFGSGRRSCPGMQLGLYALDLAVAHLLHCFTWELPDGMKPSELDMNDLFGLTAPRASRLIAIPSKRVVCPLV; via the exons ATGGGGTTGATGGACCAGTTAACGCACCGGGGCCTGGCCAAATTGGCGAAGCAATACGGTGGAATCTTTCACCTCCGGATAGGGTACTTACACATGGTGGCCGTGTCGAGCCCCGAGGTGGCGCGCCAGGTCCTTCAGGTTCAGGACAGCATCTTCTCCAATCGTCCTGCCACCGTAGCCATCAAGTACCTCACCTATGACCGTGCAGACATGGCCTTTGCTCACTACGGTCCCTTCTGGCGACAGATGCGGAAGCTCTGCGTCATGAAGCTCTTCAGCCGCAAAAGGGAGGAGTCGTGGGATTCCGTGCGAGAGGAGGTCGACGCGACTGTGCTTGCCGTGGCATCCAACACCGGCAAGCCGGTGAACATCGGGGAGATGGTATTTGAACTGACAAAGAATATAATCTATCGGGCAGCTTTCGGGACGCTGTCGCACGAAGGACAGGAGGAGTTCATTGGGATACTGCAGGAGTTCTCCAAGCTGTTTGGAGCTTTCAATATCGCGGATTTCATTCCTTGGCTGGGATGGGTTGATCCGCAGGGACTCAATGCCCGGCTGGCTAAGGCTCGTCACTCACTGGACGGGTTCATCGACAACATCATCGACGATcacttggagaagaagaagaacaagaaaacgGTTGCGTCGGTCTGTGAGGAAACTGATATGGTGGACGATATGCTAGCTTTTTACAGCGAGGAAGGAAAAGTTGGCGAGTCCGATGACTCCATCAAACTCTCCAAAGATAACATCAAAGCCATCATCAtg GACGTGATGTTTGGTGGGACGGAGACAGTGGCGTCAGCGATAGAGTGGGCCATGGCAGAGCTGATGAAAAGTCCAGAGGATCTCAAGAAGGTCCAACAAGAGCTCGCCGACGTTGTGGGTTTGGATCGCCGAGTTGAAGAGAGCCACTTCGAGAAGCTAACCTACCTTAAATGCTCTCTCAAGGAGACTCTACGCCTCCACCCACCGATTCCCCTACTCCTCCACGAGACCGCTGAGGAGACCGAGGTATCTGGCTACAGGATTCCAGCGAAGTCACGTGTGATGATCAATGTGTGGGCGATCGGCAGGGATCAGAATTCTTGGGAGGACCCTGAGGACTTCAAGCCCTCGAGATTCCTAAGAGAGGGCATGCCGGACTTTAAAGGCAgtaattttgagtttattccaTTCGGTTCAGGTCGGAGGTCCTGCCCTGGGATGCAGCTCGGGCTATACGCTTTGGACTTGGCCGTGGCTCACCTCCTCCATTGTTTCACGTGGGAGTTGCCGGACGGGATGAAGC